A genomic window from Pseudoalteromonas piratica includes:
- the plsB gene encoding glycerol-3-phosphate 1-O-acyltransferase PlsB, producing the protein MNLVSAVIQLFANAMNKLFVRSKIVPEHPLDNLGIDANKPTVYITLLNSFADAAALQTTCKKLGLPDPQINQQIGEHQVPRYIPIHHRSPLIGSVKKESPALSISENIFNALKQSDVDDLQVIPVTILWGRNPGKEKPGLGTILSSSLTPSWLRKLFVVLLSGRDNLIRFSRPLQLSELTGKKQSSDLPHKLIRVARVHFKRQKLAALGPKLPSRDQLYQGLLASASVKAAIEEEAKSKNISIAEARQNAIKLVDEIAANYNESMIGVLERILTWLWTKLYNGIEVNNPERIQELTDKGHEIIYMPCHRSHMDYLLLTYVIYHQGYVPPHIAAGINLSFWPAGPIFRRCGAFFLRRSFKGNKLYSSVFREYLSQLFIKGYAVKFYTEGGRSRTGRLLPPKTGMLAMTMQSILRGIDRPISIVPVYIGYEHVMEVNTYLGELAGQKKKNESVLGVFKSLKKLKNYGKGNVNFGEPININQYLTQHQSDWRDSINASEKPHWLTPIVGNLADSVMVNINNAAAINAVTLMSCILLNTDKQAMTKTELVASMTSYLRLLELAPYSQDISLPENSAEQLLEHALKLDKFEAITQSPVDVIRIKDTQKVLLNYYRNNVLHLFAVPSLISAILISQKQISRDKLIQQVALIYPLFKQEWFMQPYCENYLNETIDALSGIGLITIENDAISANPNSKSLAQLNLLARFIQCTLIRYASVVKLILATEGLSRDQLEQQSQDFAQQLAQLFGIDTPEFFDKKVLSGFISTLKNNEMINDCEKGLISGNQTTIELSKTILKYLPPSIASALEG; encoded by the coding sequence ATGAATTTGGTTAGTGCTGTGATTCAGTTGTTCGCAAATGCTATGAATAAGCTTTTTGTGCGCTCAAAAATTGTACCCGAACACCCTTTAGATAATCTTGGTATCGACGCAAATAAACCAACCGTTTACATCACCTTATTAAATTCCTTTGCTGATGCTGCTGCGTTACAAACAACGTGTAAAAAGTTAGGGCTGCCCGACCCTCAAATCAACCAACAAATTGGTGAGCATCAGGTTCCACGTTACATTCCTATTCATCACCGTTCACCCTTGATCGGTTCGGTAAAAAAAGAAAGCCCAGCCCTGTCAATCAGTGAAAATATTTTTAATGCATTAAAACAATCTGATGTTGATGACTTACAGGTTATACCGGTCACCATTTTATGGGGACGTAATCCTGGTAAAGAGAAGCCAGGTCTCGGCACCATTCTATCAAGCTCTCTAACCCCGAGCTGGTTACGCAAACTCTTTGTTGTTTTACTATCTGGTCGCGACAATTTAATTCGCTTTAGCCGCCCATTACAACTTTCTGAACTTACAGGTAAAAAACAAAGTAGCGATTTACCGCATAAACTCATTCGCGTTGCACGTGTGCATTTTAAACGTCAAAAGCTAGCTGCACTTGGCCCCAAACTACCTTCACGCGATCAACTATACCAAGGGTTACTTGCATCAGCTTCTGTCAAAGCCGCAATTGAGGAAGAAGCAAAAAGTAAAAACATTTCGATCGCTGAAGCGCGCCAAAATGCGATAAAGCTGGTTGATGAAATTGCAGCTAATTACAATGAATCCATGATTGGCGTCCTAGAGCGAATCCTTACTTGGCTTTGGACTAAGCTTTACAATGGCATTGAAGTAAACAACCCTGAGCGCATTCAAGAACTTACAGATAAAGGACATGAAATAATCTACATGCCTTGTCACCGCAGCCATATGGATTATTTATTGTTAACCTATGTCATCTACCACCAAGGTTATGTGCCACCTCATATTGCGGCAGGCATTAATTTAAGCTTTTGGCCGGCAGGACCTATTTTCAGGCGATGTGGTGCATTCTTTTTACGTCGCTCATTTAAAGGAAACAAACTTTACTCTTCAGTATTCCGTGAGTATTTAAGTCAATTATTTATTAAGGGCTATGCCGTTAAGTTTTATACCGAAGGGGGGCGAAGCCGGACAGGTCGTTTACTCCCTCCCAAAACCGGCATGCTGGCAATGACAATGCAATCAATTTTACGTGGTATTGACCGCCCAATATCAATAGTGCCTGTATACATTGGTTATGAACACGTCATGGAAGTAAATACTTACTTAGGTGAATTAGCTGGTCAGAAAAAGAAAAACGAATCTGTTTTAGGTGTATTTAAGTCTCTTAAGAAGCTAAAAAATTATGGTAAAGGTAACGTTAATTTTGGCGAACCAATTAATATCAATCAATACCTAACACAACACCAATCAGATTGGCGTGACAGTATAAATGCTTCAGAAAAACCTCATTGGTTAACACCAATTGTCGGCAATTTAGCAGATTCAGTAATGGTCAACATCAATAATGCTGCAGCAATCAATGCTGTCACATTGATGTCGTGTATTTTGCTTAATACTGATAAGCAAGCCATGACAAAAACTGAGCTTGTTGCATCAATGACAAGCTATTTAAGGCTTCTTGAACTTGCTCCCTACAGCCAAGACATTAGCCTACCTGAAAACAGTGCTGAACAATTATTAGAACATGCGTTGAAGCTAGATAAGTTTGAGGCTATTACACAAAGCCCTGTTGATGTTATTCGCATCAAAGACACGCAAAAAGTGTTATTAAATTATTATCGCAATAATGTACTTCATTTATTTGCTGTACCGAGTTTAATTAGCGCGATCTTAATCAGCCAAAAACAGATTTCTCGCGATAAATTAATACAACAAGTCGCTTTGATTTATCCGCTTTTTAAACAAGAATGGTTTATGCAACCTTATTGTGAAAATTACTTAAATGAGACAATTGACGCACTAAGTGGTATTGGACTTATTACTATTGAGAATGACGCAATCTCTGCCAACCCAAATAGTAAATCGTTAGCACAACTGAATTTATTAGCACGATTTATTCAGTGCACCTTAATTCGCTATGCTAGCGTAGTAAAACTCATACTGGCCACTGAGGGACTTTCAAGGGATCAATTAGAGCAACAGAGTCAAGATTTTGCGCAGCAACTTGCACAATTGTTTGGTATCGATACGCCTGAGTTCTTTGATAAGAAAGTTCTTTCAGGTTTTATCAGTACACTCAAAAATAACGAAATGATTAATGACTGCGAAAAAGGTCTGATTTCTGGTAATCAAACAACAATTGAGCTTAGCAAAACTATTTTAAAGTACTTGCCACCAAGTATTGCAAGCGCTTTGGAAGGTTAA
- the tesB gene encoding acyl-CoA thioesterase II, translating into MSQVLDDLLALLKLEKIEQGLYRGPSQDLGFKAVFGGQVMGQALSAAKETVAEDRQVHSLHSYFLRPGDVAHPIVYDVENIRDGRSFSTRRVKAIQFGKPIFYMTASFQVEEEGVTHQAAMPNVPGPDKLQSSLDVYREHKELIPEKIRNKIICDKPIEMRPVNFQNPFKPVVTLPERYVWFKANGDMPDDPRVHKYLLAYASDFEFLPTALQPHGLSFLQPDMQVATIDHAMYFHRPFRLDDWILYAVDSPSASGGRGLVRGQFFNQQGELIASTIQEGVIRKYA; encoded by the coding sequence ATGAGTCAGGTACTAGACGATCTTTTAGCGTTACTTAAGTTAGAAAAAATTGAGCAAGGTTTATATCGAGGTCCAAGTCAGGATCTTGGATTTAAAGCGGTATTCGGAGGCCAAGTTATGGGCCAAGCCTTGTCAGCAGCAAAAGAAACAGTTGCGGAAGATAGACAAGTGCACTCGCTTCACTCTTATTTTTTAAGGCCTGGTGATGTCGCACATCCAATTGTTTATGATGTCGAAAATATTCGTGATGGTAGAAGTTTTAGTACCCGCAGGGTAAAAGCAATTCAGTTTGGCAAACCGATTTTTTACATGACAGCGTCATTTCAGGTGGAAGAAGAGGGCGTAACCCATCAGGCTGCCATGCCGAATGTACCTGGACCTGACAAATTACAATCGTCATTGGATGTTTATCGTGAACACAAAGAGCTTATCCCTGAGAAAATTCGTAATAAAATTATTTGTGATAAGCCAATTGAAATGCGTCCTGTGAACTTTCAAAACCCATTTAAACCGGTTGTGACATTACCCGAACGGTATGTATGGTTTAAAGCAAATGGTGATATGCCTGACGATCCGCGAGTACATAAGTATTTACTCGCATATGCATCAGACTTTGAGTTTTTACCAACGGCATTACAACCACATGGTTTGTCATTTTTACAACCGGATATGCAAGTAGCAACGATAGATCATGCAATGTATTTCCATCGTCCTTTCCGTTTAGACGATTGGATTTTGTATGCAGTAGATAGCCCATCAGCCAGCGGCGGAAGAGGATTAGTTCGAGGACAATTCTTCAATCAGCAGGGTGAATTGATTGCATCGACCATACAAGAAGGTGTGATTAGAAAGTATGCTTAA
- a CDS encoding EVE domain-containing protein — translation MQYWLFKTEPDEFSIDDLQRKQEEIWDGIRNYQARNFLRDQVALGDLVFIYHSSCKEPGIVGIAKVIKTAFPDPSQFNDQSKYFDAKSTPDNPRWISVTLEFVEKLPIIALSTLKSDKQLESMYLVQKGSRLSIQPVIEDEWKYIIETYS, via the coding sequence ATGCAATATTGGTTGTTTAAAACTGAACCGGATGAATTTTCTATTGATGATTTACAGCGTAAACAGGAAGAAATTTGGGATGGTATACGCAATTACCAAGCGAGGAACTTCCTACGTGATCAAGTTGCGCTAGGTGATCTTGTATTTATTTACCATTCAAGCTGCAAAGAACCAGGAATTGTGGGAATTGCAAAAGTGATTAAAACAGCATTTCCAGATCCTTCACAATTTAATGACCAATCGAAATACTTTGATGCAAAATCGACACCTGACAACCCTCGCTGGATCAGTGTTACGTTAGAATTCGTTGAAAAACTGCCTATTATTGCGCTTTCCACATTAAAATCCGATAAACAACTTGAATCAATGTACTTAGTACAAAAGGGCAGTCGCCTTTCGATTCAACCTGTAATTGAAGATGAATGGAAATATATTATAGAAACATATAGTTAA
- a CDS encoding potassium channel family protein: MSLVIKKILVAIRRHIHHVSWASVVSLLALHMLLTWVCLYGANETELLAINQFIYYYIVTTSTVGYGDLSPSTEWGKLFVALVQIPVGLALFGVVLGKVGQSITGLIKASMTGDKDFSGQTEHIIIFGYHHTRTRKMINYILADNKRIERRILLAVDEAMTHPFSDNLHVDFVRLSSFTEMDELKRVAIDGADKVIVDGADDDQTFTTALKISRLVNEKCHISAYFLDESKSEMLREHCQNVESTSSKSVEILVRSMQDPGSSRIQEELLSTLHGDTQFSLEVGKVKDDLKFEVLFFYFKKHCDATILGIAQNRVGEGLDLNPPLDMVIKQGDILHYMAVERVLSDEVDWQSL, from the coding sequence ATGAGCTTAGTTATTAAGAAAATTTTAGTAGCTATACGGCGACATATACACCATGTCAGTTGGGCATCGGTGGTTTCATTATTGGCTTTACACATGCTCCTTACATGGGTGTGTTTGTATGGGGCGAATGAAACAGAGCTGTTAGCGATAAATCAATTTATTTATTACTACATCGTCACCACATCGACGGTAGGTTATGGCGACTTAAGTCCTTCCACTGAATGGGGAAAGCTATTTGTTGCTTTAGTACAAATTCCAGTTGGATTAGCACTTTTTGGTGTGGTGTTAGGGAAAGTTGGGCAAAGTATTACGGGGTTAATCAAAGCATCTATGACGGGCGATAAAGATTTTTCAGGACAAACAGAACACATTATCATTTTTGGTTATCACCATACGCGCACACGCAAAATGATAAATTATATTTTGGCAGATAATAAACGTATCGAACGCCGCATTTTGTTAGCTGTTGATGAAGCAATGACACACCCATTTTCTGATAACTTACATGTAGACTTTGTCCGTCTTTCGAGTTTTACAGAGATGGATGAATTGAAACGTGTTGCGATTGATGGTGCTGATAAGGTGATTGTGGATGGTGCTGATGATGACCAAACGTTTACAACGGCATTGAAAATTAGTCGTTTGGTGAATGAAAAATGTCATATCAGTGCTTATTTTCTGGATGAAAGTAAAAGTGAAATGCTACGAGAGCACTGCCAAAATGTTGAATCAACAAGTTCTAAGTCGGTAGAGATTCTTGTTCGATCCATGCAAGACCCTGGCTCAAGTCGTATTCAAGAGGAACTCCTTTCTACATTACATGGGGATACACAATTCAGTCTAGAAGTCGGAAAAGTTAAGGATGATTTAAAGTTTGAAGTCTTGTTCTTCTATTTTAAAAAGCACTGCGATGCCACAATTTTAGGGATTGCACAGAATCGTGTTGGTGAGGGTTTAGATTTGAATCCACCGCTAGATATGGTTATAAAACAGGGAGATATTTTGCACTACATGGCTGTAGAGCGTGTGTTGAGCGACGAAGTTGATTGGCAGTCACTGTAA
- a CDS encoding DUF885 domain-containing protein translates to MKTLKISVLTVALSTALLAGCQSTSNLQTPATVSAETQMVTRFEQLADNIVDYRNSINPYKNDDGVDGYYLPNLSEQFLAQDYKQNKAFLAELDNINLEQLDEQNQINHAIIHSQVKNAVDEYSFNAHYMPLTSEFGFHSALSFMVSSSSFKTEDDYRLYLKRLAGVERYFEQNIHWMRKGIAIGLTQPKPVLAGYEDSIKAYIVEKPSDSEFYSPFSTKPEHISDSVFIALQNKAKSLIANQVIPAYEKYLAFFESEYAPNARAEIGISSTPNGSEFYQNRVKHYTTTNMSAEAVHQLGLKEVERIRNEMQQVIEKTGFEGSFAEFVQFLRTDPQFYAKSAEELLKEASYIAKKADAQLPKFFKLMPRTPYGVAPVPASIAPKYTTGRYVGANKDTDPGYYWVNTYGLDKRPLYVLEALTLHEAVPGHHFQISLNKELENVPDYRRNHYISAFGEGWGLYSEYLGKEMGFYQDAYSDFGRLTYEMWRAARLVVDTGMHIFGWTREQAMTFMQENSALSLHNIKTETDRYISWPGQALSYKIGELTIKRLRKQAEAELGKDFDIREFHFQILKNGSLPLELLERQIATYIEAAKQEK, encoded by the coding sequence ATGAAAACGTTAAAAATTTCAGTTTTGACAGTTGCACTGTCGACAGCACTATTGGCTGGTTGCCAATCAACTTCTAACCTGCAAACGCCTGCCACAGTTTCAGCAGAAACGCAGATGGTGACACGATTTGAGCAATTGGCAGATAACATTGTGGATTATCGAAATAGCATCAATCCCTATAAAAATGATGATGGTGTTGACGGTTATTATTTACCAAACCTCTCAGAGCAATTTTTAGCGCAAGACTATAAACAAAACAAAGCATTTTTAGCGGAATTGGACAATATAAACCTGGAACAATTGGATGAGCAAAATCAAATTAACCATGCAATTATTCATTCACAGGTCAAAAATGCAGTTGATGAGTATTCTTTTAATGCACACTACATGCCATTGACGTCGGAGTTTGGCTTTCATTCAGCGCTATCCTTTATGGTTTCAAGTAGCAGTTTTAAAACGGAAGATGATTACCGGCTTTACTTAAAACGTCTAGCGGGTGTTGAACGTTATTTTGAGCAAAATATTCATTGGATGAGAAAAGGCATTGCGATTGGTTTAACCCAGCCTAAACCTGTATTGGCTGGATATGAAGATTCTATCAAAGCTTACATTGTTGAAAAACCAAGCGACTCGGAATTTTATAGCCCGTTTAGTACGAAACCAGAACATATTTCTGACTCCGTGTTTATTGCTTTACAAAATAAGGCCAAGTCATTAATCGCCAATCAAGTGATACCAGCTTACGAAAAATATTTGGCCTTTTTTGAGTCAGAATATGCACCAAATGCGCGTGCTGAGATAGGTATCTCATCGACACCGAATGGCAGTGAATTTTATCAAAATCGTGTTAAACACTACACTACGACCAATATGAGTGCGGAGGCTGTACATCAGCTGGGCCTTAAAGAGGTAGAACGCATTCGTAATGAGATGCAGCAGGTTATTGAAAAAACAGGGTTTGAAGGATCATTTGCCGAGTTTGTTCAATTTCTCAGAACAGATCCGCAGTTTTATGCGAAATCGGCTGAAGAGTTGCTAAAGGAAGCTTCTTACATCGCTAAGAAAGCAGATGCGCAATTGCCTAAATTCTTTAAACTGATGCCGCGAACCCCATATGGTGTTGCACCTGTACCAGCTTCGATCGCTCCTAAATACACAACGGGGCGTTATGTAGGCGCTAATAAAGATACCGACCCAGGTTATTACTGGGTAAATACGTATGGTTTAGATAAGCGTCCATTGTATGTGCTTGAAGCATTGACGCTTCATGAAGCTGTGCCAGGCCATCACTTCCAAATCTCCCTAAATAAAGAGCTTGAGAATGTACCAGATTATCGCCGTAATCATTATATTTCAGCATTTGGTGAGGGATGGGGCTTATATTCTGAATATCTAGGTAAAGAAATGGGCTTTTACCAAGATGCTTACAGTGACTTTGGTCGTTTAACATATGAAATGTGGCGAGCAGCTCGATTAGTTGTTGATACAGGCATGCACATATTTGGTTGGACTCGCGAACAAGCTATGACGTTTATGCAAGAAAACTCAGCACTTTCGCTACACAACATTAAGACGGAAACTGATCGTTATATCTCTTGGCCTGGCCAAGCACTTTCGTACAAAATTGGTGAGTTAACGATTAAGCGTTTACGTAAACAGGCTGAAGCAGAATTAGGTAAAGATTTTGATATTCGAGAGTTTCACTTTCAAATCTTAAAAAATGGCTCATTACCGCTTGAATTGTTGGAGCGCCAAATAGCAACTTATATTGAGGCAGCTAAGCAAGAAAAGTAA
- a CDS encoding diguanylate cyclase domain-containing protein — translation MKYHDSMAQAQQKMTEVCWFLERYNLPPIPINYHTIYSYISKTNDALCEEVEKLLAADEKLDNFTLENLFNRYLSEQDSSQKELIQGVSNTLTTMDTSIDQSSDTVNKYIATLDSSLIAIDDADTNEAKQLIAELINASYELKGSQQRVHESLLQARQELKACQQQLQKIEKQRHVDPLTGLYKETYMKDKAAVWVEQGKSICAIAIDVDDFNDFNEKYGQAVGDVVIGKVAKKIRSYVQDSGLPVRTKGKEFIILLPDVSLQTAKEIAERMRSGVEKLKFISSRSGRRLPTLTISLGISEMHNDNLDQLTSAARHSVARAKLQGKNNVFFDPS, via the coding sequence ATGAAGTACCATGATTCCATGGCACAAGCGCAACAAAAAATGACGGAGGTTTGCTGGTTTTTAGAAAGGTATAATTTGCCACCTATTCCTATCAATTATCATACCATTTACAGCTATATATCAAAAACAAATGACGCTTTGTGTGAAGAAGTTGAAAAGCTGCTTGCTGCCGACGAAAAACTTGATAATTTCACCCTAGAAAATTTATTCAATCGCTATCTATCTGAGCAAGATAGTAGCCAAAAAGAGTTGATCCAAGGCGTATCTAACACCCTAACCACCATGGATACCTCGATTGATCAAAGTAGTGACACCGTTAATAAATACATCGCCACGCTCGACAGCAGCTTAATCGCTATTGATGATGCCGATACAAACGAAGCTAAACAACTGATTGCAGAGTTAATTAACGCAAGTTACGAACTTAAAGGATCACAACAACGGGTACACGAGTCGCTATTGCAAGCAAGGCAAGAATTAAAGGCGTGCCAACAACAGCTTCAAAAGATCGAAAAACAACGTCATGTAGATCCCCTAACAGGTTTGTATAAAGAAACCTATATGAAAGACAAAGCTGCTGTTTGGGTAGAACAAGGTAAATCTATTTGCGCAATTGCCATCGATGTTGATGACTTTAACGACTTTAATGAAAAATACGGACAAGCAGTCGGTGATGTTGTTATCGGCAAAGTGGCAAAGAAGATTCGCTCTTATGTTCAAGACAGCGGATTGCCTGTTCGTACCAAGGGTAAAGAGTTTATCATTTTATTGCCCGATGTAAGTTTGCAAACAGCTAAAGAAATCGCAGAGCGAATGCGTTCTGGCGTAGAAAAACTTAAATTTATCAGCTCCCGCAGTGGTAGGCGTTTACCAACATTGACTATTTCGTTAGGCATTAGTGAAATGCATAACGATAATTTAGATCAACTTACATCAGCTGCGAGACACTCGGTTGCCAGAGCAAAGTTACAAGGTAAAAATAACGTTTTCTTTGACCCCAGTTAG
- a CDS encoding EAL domain-containing protein has product MEQTQLVGRSVLQRISLLEGVEADEMKQGLNELHNAYEFVFLNVKLQNTVIFEHRQNPQSNLPTWLTAVLAVRSPLFQQNFYLAEQEYLLQLQISNVPANNYIYQQLIDVCLIFAFFIFLSWFVFRIAINLIREPIEVLQQHTLKIADNNFTGVPEINSVAEMNALMSSHNRMTNQVKELVNELTKRLEHAKNALYRDELTQLGNRRLFTAQFSQLLHEEKNQNGALILIRLSEWENVRRKEGFLIACSFLEDVIHILQSNSKQGINTRIFRLNDNEFACVLQHLTRDEVVTLLNDLSSDIARLQGRYQQKKEVLIGAVLWQSNDEMSDVMKSADEAVLLAVKERKHYHLYEPSERMKKMSDMLATREGVLLAINDSVLQLSQHGVMMSDQVNLMFSEVLSKIQYKDEVIPTLLLQSKAEQFSASARLDGRIFEQIRTMYIKGALDLPISINASVHSILDDEFYAWLMEQSHQYADLFSSIIWEFDEMMLSQSQSAPEVITKLHKLGSKVAVDHFGTGDNTLLALRKWPIDIVKLDGSFMHELEDKQDAWYFLENIIKLAHSLGVVVVCEQLESEQQVKWAKELGSDGLQGFKLALPHAIH; this is encoded by the coding sequence ATGGAGCAAACGCAGTTAGTTGGACGCAGTGTATTGCAAAGAATCTCGTTGTTAGAGGGCGTTGAAGCCGACGAAATGAAACAAGGCCTCAACGAGTTGCACAATGCATATGAATTTGTTTTCTTGAACGTAAAATTACAAAACACTGTGATATTTGAGCATCGCCAGAACCCTCAATCTAATTTACCAACCTGGTTAACAGCAGTATTAGCGGTTAGAAGCCCATTGTTTCAGCAAAATTTTTACCTTGCAGAGCAAGAGTATTTACTGCAATTACAAATATCTAATGTGCCCGCAAATAACTATATATACCAGCAGCTTATAGATGTATGTTTGATTTTTGCTTTTTTTATATTTCTCTCATGGTTTGTTTTTCGTATTGCGATTAATTTAATTAGAGAGCCCATTGAAGTTCTCCAGCAGCACACTCTTAAAATAGCTGATAACAATTTTACAGGTGTGCCTGAAATTAACAGTGTTGCTGAGATGAATGCATTGATGTCCAGTCATAATCGTATGACAAATCAAGTTAAAGAGTTGGTAAATGAGCTTACCAAGCGCTTAGAGCATGCGAAAAATGCGTTATACCGAGATGAACTCACTCAGCTAGGCAATCGTCGATTATTTACAGCACAGTTTAGTCAGCTGTTACATGAAGAAAAAAATCAAAACGGTGCGCTTATCTTAATCCGATTAAGTGAATGGGAAAATGTTCGCCGAAAAGAAGGGTTTTTGATTGCATGTTCATTTTTGGAAGATGTAATTCATATTTTACAGAGCAATTCAAAACAAGGGATCAATACTCGAATATTTAGGTTGAACGACAATGAGTTTGCCTGTGTGTTGCAACATTTAACCCGTGATGAAGTCGTGACATTACTTAATGACTTATCGTCAGATATCGCGAGGCTACAGGGTCGTTATCAACAAAAAAAAGAAGTGTTAATTGGGGCAGTACTTTGGCAGAGCAATGATGAGATGTCTGATGTGATGAAATCAGCCGACGAAGCGGTATTGCTGGCGGTGAAAGAGCGCAAGCATTATCACTTATATGAACCGTCAGAGCGCATGAAAAAAATGTCAGACATGCTTGCGACACGAGAAGGCGTGCTACTAGCTATAAATGACTCCGTTTTACAGCTTTCTCAACATGGCGTAATGATGTCAGATCAAGTCAATTTAATGTTCTCTGAAGTGCTTAGTAAAATTCAATACAAAGATGAGGTTATCCCGACCTTGCTGCTTCAATCGAAAGCGGAACAGTTTTCTGCCAGTGCGCGACTGGATGGACGTATTTTCGAACAGATTAGAACCATGTACATCAAAGGCGCATTAGATCTACCAATTAGTATTAATGCTTCAGTGCACAGTATTTTAGATGATGAGTTTTACGCATGGTTAATGGAGCAGTCACATCAATACGCTGATTTATTTTCTTCGATAATTTGGGAGTTTGATGAGATGATGTTGTCGCAAAGCCAATCAGCGCCTGAAGTGATAACAAAGCTTCATAAACTCGGTTCAAAGGTTGCCGTTGACCACTTTGGCACAGGCGATAATACCTTGTTAGCACTACGCAAATGGCCTATAGATATTGTGAAGCTCGATGGCAGCTTTATGCACGAGCTGGAAGATAAGCAAGATGCCTGGTACTTTCTTGAAAATATAATCAAGTTAGCGCATAGCCTAGGAGTGGTTGTGGTGTGCGAGCAGTTAGAGTCTGAACAACAAGTGAAGTGGGCAAAAGAGCTGGGCAGTGATGGGTTACAGGGATTTAAACTTGCACTGCCTCATGCTATTCATTAA
- the ubiE gene encoding bifunctional demethylmenaquinone methyltransferase/2-methoxy-6-polyprenyl-1,4-benzoquinol methylase UbiE — MKPQDEQTHFGYKSVARDEKQGLVADVFHSVAAKYDVMNDLMSFGVHRLWKRHTIACSGARQGQTILDLAGGTGDLTSRFSDIVGPEGQVILGDINDSMLKVGREKLRNLGKVGNIEYVQMNAEALPFPDNTFDLITIAFGLRNVTDKSKALASMQRVLKPGGRLLVLEFSKPIYEPLNKAYDFYSFNLLPGMGQLVANDAESYRYLAESIRMHPDQETLKSMMEEVGFEMTSYENLTGGIVALHKGFKF, encoded by the coding sequence ATGAAGCCGCAAGACGAGCAAACACATTTTGGTTACAAATCTGTAGCAAGAGACGAAAAGCAAGGTTTAGTAGCCGATGTATTCCATTCTGTTGCAGCCAAGTACGATGTAATGAATGACTTAATGTCGTTTGGAGTTCACCGTTTATGGAAACGCCACACCATTGCTTGTTCAGGAGCTCGACAGGGTCAAACAATTTTAGATTTAGCCGGTGGTACCGGTGACCTCACATCTCGTTTCAGTGATATTGTTGGTCCTGAAGGTCAAGTTATTCTTGGTGATATCAATGATTCAATGCTCAAAGTAGGACGCGAAAAACTGCGTAACTTAGGAAAAGTAGGCAACATTGAATACGTGCAAATGAATGCCGAAGCACTGCCGTTCCCAGATAATACATTTGACCTAATAACCATTGCTTTTGGTCTGCGTAATGTAACAGATAAAAGCAAAGCACTTGCATCAATGCAGCGTGTACTAAAACCTGGTGGTCGCTTGTTGGTACTAGAGTTTTCAAAACCTATTTATGAGCCACTTAACAAAGCCTATGACTTTTACTCATTTAATTTACTGCCAGGAATGGGGCAATTGGTCGCTAATGATGCAGAATCATACCGCTATTTAGCTGAGTCAATTCGTATGCACCCTGATCAAGAAACATTAAAATCAATGATGGAAGAAGTTGGCTTTGAAATGACAAGCTATGAAAACCTGACCGGTGGCATCGTAGCATTACATAAAGGGTTTAAGTTTTAA
- a CDS encoding ubiquinone biosynthesis accessory factor UbiJ, with amino-acid sequence MVSSLVAAAIEQLLNQLIKLDKDFVSDLIPVVRQQLSIEVTDLSVSLTLLFDGDKFIVLPIANQDSDCFICADLNTLLDLKQPENVTHLIRNGKLNLEGDLNLAQQFSKAFNNLNIDWANNLSRYLGDGPAYTLVSFVKQSAQTLKHQASISQTTFTSLMQDELKVSIHPLEAQLFKQHCRSLQQSLAKLEQRVDKLTAAI; translated from the coding sequence ATGGTATCGAGCCTTGTAGCAGCTGCAATAGAACAACTGCTAAATCAACTAATCAAACTCGATAAAGATTTTGTTAGTGATTTAATTCCGGTTGTTCGCCAACAATTAAGCATAGAGGTTACCGATTTATCAGTATCGCTTACCCTGCTCTTTGATGGGGATAAATTTATTGTTTTACCAATTGCGAACCAAGACAGCGACTGTTTTATCTGCGCTGATTTAAATACCTTGCTCGACTTAAAACAACCTGAAAATGTGACCCATTTAATTCGTAACGGTAAGCTAAATTTAGAAGGTGATTTGAACCTTGCGCAGCAATTTAGCAAGGCATTTAATAACTTAAATATTGATTGGGCAAATAACCTTTCGCGCTACCTTGGCGATGGGCCTGCCTATACCTTAGTAAGCTTTGTTAAACAATCAGCACAGACATTAAAACATCAAGCTTCAATCAGCCAAACAACCTTCACCAGCCTAATGCAAGACGAGTTAAAGGTATCGATTCACCCACTTGAAGCCCAATTATTCAAACAGCACTGCCGTTCATTACAACAAAGCCTAGCAAAATTAGAACAACGCGTTGATAAGCTTACAGCAGCAATTTAA